Sequence from the Kineosporia succinea genome:
CACGATCACGGCCGGTTCGGCCTCCCCGATCTCGGACGGGGCGGCGGCGGTGGTGGTGATGTCGCGTTCGAAGGCGCTCGAGCTGGGGCTCTCCTGGATCGCGGAGATCGGGGCGCACGGGCAGGTGGCCGGGCCCGACTCGACGTTGCAGTCGCAGCCGGCCAACGCGATCAAGGCGGCGCTGCGGCGTGCGGGCCTGACGGTCGGCGACCTCGACCTGGTCGAGATCAACGAGGCGTTCGCGGCGGTCGGCCTGGCCTCCACGCGAGAGCTGGGCATCGACCCGGCGAAGGTGAACGTGAACGGTGGGGCGATCGCGACCGGGCACCCGATCGGGATGTCGGGGGCGCGGCTGGTGCTGCACCTGGCTCACGAACTGCGGCGGCGCGGTGGCGGAATCGGTGCGGCGGCGCTCTGCGGGGGTGGCGGGCAGGGGGATGCGCTGATCCTGCATGTGCCTGCTTGAGTTCTTGCGGTGCCTGAGTTCTGACGGTGATTGAGTTCTGACGGTGCTTGAGTTCTTGCGGTGCTTGAGGACGCGGTGACGGGCGATCGCGTTGGCGCGCCCGCCTTTTCGAGGGGGCGGGTCGCGCAGCTGATCGCCGGTGCCCGCCGCCGCGAGCCGAGGGCGGTGGCGCGGCTGCTCTCGCTGATCGAGCACGAAAGCCCGCTCCTGCCCTCCCTCATGGAGTCGCTGGCGGCTGTCGAGGCACGGGCGGTGGTGATCGGGCTGACCGGGCCGCCCGGAGTGGGGAAGTCGACCACCACGTCCGCACTGGTGAGCTGGTACCGGAAGCAGGGGCGACGGGTCGGGGTGCTGGCGGTCGACCCGTCGTCGCCGTTCTCGGGCGGTGCGCTGCTCGGCGATCGCGTGCGGATGCTCGAGCACGCCACCGATCCGGGGGTGTTCATCCGGTCGATGGCGAACCGAGGTCATCTGGGCGGTCTTTCGGTGGTGACGCCGCAGGCGGTGCGGGTGCTGGACGCGGCCGGGTTCGACGTGGTGCTGATCGAGACCGTCGGGGTGGGGCAGAGCGAGGTCGAGGTGGCATCCCTGGCAGACACGACGGTGGTGCTGCTGGCGCCCGGCGCGGGTGACGGGGTGCAGGCCGCCAAGGCCGGGATCCTCGAGGTGGGTGACGTCTTCGTGGTGAACAAGGCCGATCGCCCGGGTGCGTCGGCCACGGCGCGGGAGCTGCGGGCGGTGCTCGGTCAGTCTTCGAAGGCCTGGAAGCCGCCGGTTCTCGAGCTGGTCGCCCGTCGGGGGCAGGGTATTGAAGACGTGGTGGTCGCGGCCGAAGCTCATCTCACCTGGTTGCGCGGGTCGGGTGAGCTGGAGGCCCGGCGCCGCGTGCGGTTCGCGGCGGAGGTGTCGGCGCTGGTGCTGGCGAGGGTGCGTGCAGGGCTTCGGGACCTGCCTCGAGGGAGCGAAAACCCTTACGAGGTGGCGGACCTGGTGTTACGACGGCTCGCGCAGAATGATGACGGACTGGAACGCGGCGACGGCCGTGCCGAGGATGCACAGGGCGACGCCCGGGCCGGGTGACCAGTGCACGATCTGGGTGCCGTAGAGACCGCCTGGTTCGTAGCCGCTGGTCAGGCCGATCATGGTGTAGAGGAGGTAGCCGCCGAAGCCGAGCAGAGCGGTGACGAGCAGGCCGATGCAGGCGGGACTGCGCAGGTGCGCGCGGCGGGAGGCGACGACCAGGGCGGTCAGGGCCAGCCCGTAGACGAAGGAGACGGCCAGGGCCGACGGCGTGGCCAGGGGAGTGACCCGCATCTCGAGATCGAGGCCGTAGAGGAAGACGGTGTCGTAATCGGCGAAGGGAACGACGGAACCCAGCATGACGGCGAGGGTGCCGGCGAGGGCGATGGCCTGCGAGCGGCGAAGGGGGCCGGTGGGGCTGGGCGCCTGACGCCGGTCGGCCGTGCTGCTGCTCGGTGGCGTGCCGTTGATGTCGCTGGGAGGAGCGGGTGCCGGCTGGCTCCAGAACACCTGACCCGCCGGCCG
This genomic interval carries:
- the meaB gene encoding methylmalonyl Co-A mutase-associated GTPase MeaB, yielding MLEDAVTGDRVGAPAFSRGRVAQLIAGARRREPRAVARLLSLIEHESPLLPSLMESLAAVEARAVVIGLTGPPGVGKSTTTSALVSWYRKQGRRVGVLAVDPSSPFSGGALLGDRVRMLEHATDPGVFIRSMANRGHLGGLSVVTPQAVRVLDAAGFDVVLIETVGVGQSEVEVASLADTTVVLLAPGAGDGVQAAKAGILEVGDVFVVNKADRPGASATARELRAVLGQSSKAWKPPVLELVARRGQGIEDVVVAAEAHLTWLRGSGELEARRRVRFAAEVSALVLARVRAGLRDLPRGSENPYEVADLVLRRLAQNDDGLERGDGRAEDAQGDARAG